A region from the Methanofollis liminatans DSM 4140 genome encodes:
- the trpB gene encoding tryptophan synthase subunit beta, with protein MNAGSFGGFGGQFVPETLMAPLEELASAYEAAKADPGFQEELQTYLAEFAGRPTPLTFCRNLSADLGCRLYLKREDLLHGGAHKTNNALGQALLAKHMGKRRIIAETGAGQHGVATAIAGAVLGIPVEVYMGETDMARQRLNVFRMELLGARVIPVATGQRTLKDAVNEALRDWVTNAGETYYCLGSVVGPHPYPTIVRDFQRVIGEETRSQILRAEGRLPDAVIACVGGGSNAIGIFHPFLNDRVRLIGVEAGGRGLESGEHGATLCAGTKGVLHGALSYLLQDADGQVLETHSVSAGLDYPGVGPEHSMLKEAGRVAYTAVTDDEALAAFSLLSRREGIVPALESSHAVAQAVKAAEEMERDDILIVNLSGRGDKDVEGVAAIMGGRR; from the coding sequence GTGAACGCAGGATCGTTCGGCGGGTTCGGCGGGCAGTTCGTCCCGGAGACCCTGATGGCCCCCCTGGAGGAACTGGCGTCGGCGTACGAAGCGGCAAAGGCTGATCCCGGGTTTCAGGAGGAGCTGCAGACCTACCTTGCGGAGTTTGCCGGGAGGCCGACCCCGCTCACCTTCTGCAGAAACCTCTCTGCCGACCTGGGGTGCCGGCTCTACCTGAAGCGCGAGGACCTCCTCCACGGCGGGGCGCACAAGACCAACAACGCCCTGGGGCAGGCCCTGCTTGCGAAGCATATGGGAAAGCGGCGGATCATCGCCGAGACCGGGGCAGGGCAGCACGGCGTCGCCACAGCGATCGCCGGGGCCGTTCTCGGGATCCCGGTCGAGGTCTACATGGGGGAGACCGATATGGCGCGGCAGCGGCTGAACGTCTTCAGGATGGAGCTGCTGGGGGCGCGGGTGATCCCGGTTGCGACCGGGCAGCGGACCCTGAAGGACGCCGTCAACGAGGCCCTCCGCGACTGGGTGACGAACGCCGGGGAGACCTATTACTGCCTGGGTTCGGTGGTCGGGCCGCACCCGTACCCGACGATCGTCAGGGACTTCCAGCGGGTGATCGGGGAGGAGACGAGATCGCAGATCCTCCGCGCCGAAGGGCGCCTGCCCGACGCCGTCATTGCCTGCGTCGGCGGCGGGTCGAACGCCATCGGGATCTTCCACCCCTTCTTGAACGATCGGGTGAGGCTGATCGGGGTCGAGGCCGGCGGGCGGGGGCTGGAGAGCGGAGAGCACGGGGCGACCCTCTGCGCCGGTACGAAAGGAGTGCTCCACGGGGCGCTCTCCTATCTCCTGCAGGACGCCGACGGCCAGGTGCTGGAGACGCATTCGGTCTCGGCCGGCCTCGACTATCCGGGCGTGGGGCCGGAGCACAGCATGCTCAAAGAGGCGGGCCGGGTGGCGTATACCGCCGTCACCGACGACGAAGCCCTGGCGGCGTTCTCCCTCCTCTCCAGGCGCGAGGGGATCGTCCCGGCGCTGGAATCGTCGCATGCGGTGGCGCAGGCGGTGAAGGCGGCGGAGGAGATGGAGAGGGACGACATTCTCATCGTCAACCTCTCGGGCCGGGGGGACAAGGACGTCGAAGGAGTGGCGGCGATCATGGGGGGCCGGCGATGA
- a CDS encoding phosphoribosylanthranilate isomerase, protein MRLKICGITRVRDALAAEAAGADAVGVVMFSDSPRSVTPAEAAAIFASLGPFTGRVCVSATDDPDDLAGMLALHPTAVQVYCDLDVPPGVRVIRGVGDGKIPESRFDALLLDASRGSGMHCDLREAEALVRASPVPVILSGGLGPENIGAAVAVVRPYAVDVSSGVEDSPGIKNIDKMKACVMACRGITP, encoded by the coding sequence ATGCGCCTGAAGATCTGCGGGATCACGCGCGTCCGTGACGCCCTCGCCGCCGAGGCCGCGGGTGCGGACGCCGTGGGCGTCGTCATGTTCTCGGACTCGCCCCGCTCGGTCACGCCGGCGGAGGCGGCGGCGATCTTCGCCTCCCTCGGCCCCTTCACCGGGCGCGTCTGCGTTTCGGCCACCGACGACCCGGACGACCTTGCCGGGATGCTCGCCCTCCATCCGACCGCCGTCCAGGTCTATTGCGACCTCGACGTGCCCCCCGGGGTGCGGGTGATCAGGGGGGTCGGGGACGGCAAAATCCCCGAAAGCCGGTTCGACGCCCTCCTCCTCGATGCGAGCAGGGGTTCTGGCATGCACTGCGATCTCCGGGAGGCAGAGGCCCTGGTGCGGGCCTCGCCCGTCCCGGTCATTCTCTCCGGCGGGCTTGGCCCGGAGAACATCGGGGCGGCGGTTGCGGTGGTCAGGCCGTACGCCGTCGACGTCTCCTCCGGTGTCGAGGACAGCCCCGGCATAAAAAACATTGATAAAATGAAGGCGTGTGTCATGGCGTGCAGGGGGATCACCCCGTGA
- a CDS encoding HAMP domain-containing protein: MVKVLHSLSTKLIASFVVLILITSGLTFFYTYGETKNALKESTQSELMAVAGAVAVQVDGDAFASLKPGDESTQAFIRIRDDFKSVQQTNPDVLYVYSMRKSGNEIVFVVDADYGYDEDVAGIGEIYEGVTENMLDGFEGLSADDEFTTDQWGTVLSGYAPIRNSAGEVVGIVGIDMDSSDVIERQNFIGNTIYLIIGIASLVAAFIIGIFSLTIIRDIRKLNATARAISMGDLSVTVDVRRKDEIGELADSFSRMVASLKIFMDTDEETKRE; this comes from the coding sequence ATGGTTAAGGTGCTTCATAGCCTCTCGACAAAGCTGATCGCGAGTTTTGTCGTTCTCATCCTCATCACATCGGGGCTCACGTTCTTCTATACCTATGGAGAGACGAAAAACGCCCTCAAGGAGTCGACGCAGAGCGAACTGATGGCCGTTGCCGGGGCGGTTGCTGTTCAGGTGGACGGGGATGCATTCGCGTCATTGAAGCCCGGCGATGAAAGCACGCAGGCATTCATACGGATACGCGATGACTTCAAATCGGTCCAGCAGACCAACCCGGATGTATTATACGTCTATTCGATGCGAAAATCCGGGAATGAGATCGTATTTGTTGTCGATGCCGACTATGGCTACGACGAGGACGTTGCCGGGATCGGGGAGATCTATGAGGGCGTCACCGAAAATATGCTCGACGGCTTTGAAGGCCTGTCTGCGGACGACGAATTTACCACCGACCAGTGGGGTACCGTCCTCTCAGGCTATGCACCGATCAGAAACAGCGCGGGCGAGGTCGTCGGCATCGTCGGGATCGACATGGACAGTTCGGACGTCATTGAGCGGCAGAACTTCATCGGGAACACGATATACCTCATCATCGGCATTGCCTCTCTCGTCGCAGCGTTTATCATCGGCATTTTCTCCCTGACGATCATTCGGGACATCAGGAAACTGAACGCGACCGCCCGCGCCATCAGCATGGGCGACCTCTCGGTGACGGTGGATGTACGGAGAAAGGACGAAATCGGCGAACTCGCGGATTCGTTCTCCCGGATGGTTGCAAGTCTCAAGATCTTCATGGACACTGACGAAGAGACGAAACGTGAGTGA
- a CDS encoding alpha/beta fold hydrolase, protein MKQDRTDTSEKADENRIEILKDAYISPELIETRLGKVEIDITRGDGPVLMGSHGGLGGVDQCRAAIDFAGNDFRLLSLSRPGYLGTPLESGKSLEEQADLFAAVLDELGIEKVAMFSISAGGPFAYTFAIRHPDRIWALIAADAVSGYYDLPETAGPVTQMMFLSDIGQSLLQKMTKSKPDAFIKEIFKSEAYYTKKQMKEHLDFVLNDPYAHGFATAFMNTMYPYKPRRAGTENDLKITRKLTHLPVEKITCPTLVIHGTHDADVKFYDGVYAYEHIENAERIWIEEGSHLCFWINPKSKEAQRYALDFLKRNMPE, encoded by the coding sequence ATGAAGCAGGACAGGACAGACACATCTGAGAAAGCCGACGAAAATCGGATCGAAATATTGAAGGACGCGTATATCTCCCCGGAGCTCATCGAAACCCGCCTTGGAAAGGTGGAGATAGATATCACCCGGGGCGACGGGCCTGTTCTGATGGGCAGTCACGGAGGTCTCGGCGGCGTCGATCAGTGCCGTGCGGCCATTGATTTTGCCGGCAACGATTTCAGGCTTCTTTCTCTCTCCCGCCCGGGATATCTGGGAACACCCCTCGAGAGCGGGAAGTCACTCGAGGAGCAGGCCGATCTCTTTGCCGCCGTCCTCGACGAGCTGGGGATCGAGAAGGTGGCGATGTTTTCCATCTCCGCAGGCGGACCGTTCGCATACACCTTCGCCATACGCCATCCCGACCGGATCTGGGCACTGATCGCCGCAGACGCCGTCAGCGGGTATTACGATCTCCCCGAGACCGCAGGGCCGGTCACCCAGATGATGTTCCTCTCCGATATCGGCCAGAGCCTTCTTCAGAAGATGACGAAATCCAAACCCGATGCATTCATAAAAGAGATCTTCAAGAGCGAGGCCTATTACACGAAGAAGCAGATGAAGGAGCACCTCGATTTCGTCCTGAACGATCCGTACGCACACGGGTTCGCAACGGCCTTCATGAATACGATGTACCCCTACAAACCCAGAAGAGCGGGAACGGAGAACGATCTGAAGATCACCCGCAAGCTCACCCATCTGCCCGTAGAAAAGATCACATGCCCGACCCTGGTGATCCACGGCACGCACGATGCGGACGTCAAGTTCTATGACGGCGTCTATGCATACGAGCACATCGAGAATGCAGAGCGGATCTGGATCGAGGAGGGCTCGCACCTCTGTTTCTGGATCAACCCGAAGTCAAAAGAGGCGCAGCGGTATGCCCTTGACTTTTTGAAGAGGAACATGCCAGAATGA
- the trpA gene encoding tryptophan synthase subunit alpha, translating to MSRIAEAFAGAKRPLLVAYLVGGDPDPATSLAAAMAIVEGGADILEIGIPFTDPIADGPVIQEANVRALAGGMTTERLFALVRAIRERVQVPIVLMTSYNPVYVRGDARFCREARDAGADAVLVTDLPPEESGPFDAAAREHGLDRIFLVAPNTPPERLPLIAGLASGFLYLVSVQGVTGVRESLDPAIARRIAAVRSSASLPVAVGFGISRPEHVREIADAGADAAIVGSAVVRIVGAHGGDVAAMQAALRAYVAGMAAAARGTASR from the coding sequence ATGAGCAGGATCGCGGAGGCCTTCGCCGGGGCGAAGCGCCCCCTCCTGGTCGCCTATCTCGTCGGCGGCGACCCCGACCCTGCGACCTCCCTTGCGGCGGCGATGGCGATCGTCGAGGGCGGGGCCGATATCCTGGAGATCGGGATCCCGTTCACCGACCCGATCGCCGACGGCCCGGTGATCCAGGAGGCGAATGTGCGGGCGCTCGCCGGCGGGATGACGACCGAGAGACTATTTGCGCTGGTGCGGGCGATCAGGGAGCGCGTTCAGGTCCCGATCGTGCTGATGACCTCTTACAACCCGGTCTATGTCCGCGGCGACGCACGCTTCTGCCGCGAGGCGCGGGATGCCGGGGCGGACGCCGTCCTGGTCACCGACCTCCCACCCGAGGAGTCCGGTCCCTTCGACGCCGCCGCCCGGGAGCACGGTCTGGACCGGATCTTCCTGGTCGCTCCCAACACCCCGCCCGAGCGCCTCCCCCTCATCGCCGGTCTGGCGAGCGGGTTCCTCTACCTGGTCTCGGTGCAGGGGGTCACCGGCGTGCGGGAGAGCCTCGACCCGGCGATCGCCCGGCGGATCGCTGCCGTCCGCTCGTCCGCCTCCCTTCCGGTCGCCGTCGGCTTCGGGATCTCCAGGCCCGAGCACGTGCGGGAGATCGCCGATGCCGGGGCCGATGCCGCGATCGTGGGGAGCGCCGTCGTCAGGATCGTCGGGGCGCACGGCGGCGACGTGGCGGCGATGCAGGCGGCGCTGAGGGCGTATGTGGCTGGAATGGCTGCGGCGGCCCGTGGGACGGCCTCCAGGTGA
- a CDS encoding phenylacetate--CoA ligase family protein: MSNVRKLLYLRQAMRNQWLKKKEIEEIQRRMMRGMIVHAYDNVPFYHRKFREAGVTPDDIRTVEDLRKIPITTKKELKENFSDLIARGVDPSSCWMPRTSGSTGIPLKAAYGRRDEDYQKAIALRPNLACGQHLRDPWAVLTAPHHILDKKHWFQKLRFLSPTFINIFADLQEQIRLLEEMQPRVIDGYPSALYLLAREMKRTGRKTINPEIIFSTAEHLSPEMREGIESTFGIRMYDQFGCVEMGRTAWECPEHAGYHMDIDAVVMEFLRDGEPVASGERGEIVYTGLYHYAMPRIRYAVGDVGVPTDEECPCGRGLPLMKEVEGRSDSFIQTPDGRIYPQMTFWAIMRTFAHAEEIAQFRVIQERTDAITVPVVRGKNYREGIDEEIRRHIIGVLGEDVKITVSPVDELPRDPTGKVRTVISNAQIQW, encoded by the coding sequence GTGAGCAATGTCAGAAAACTCCTGTATCTCAGACAGGCGATGCGGAACCAGTGGCTGAAAAAGAAGGAGATCGAAGAGATCCAGAGACGCATGATGCGGGGGATGATCGTGCACGCCTACGACAACGTGCCCTTCTACCACAGGAAGTTCAGAGAGGCAGGAGTTACGCCCGATGATATCCGGACCGTTGAAGATCTCCGGAAAATACCGATAACCACAAAAAAAGAACTCAAAGAGAATTTTTCCGACCTGATCGCCCGCGGGGTCGATCCCTCCTCGTGCTGGATGCCGAGGACCAGCGGATCGACGGGGATACCGCTCAAAGCGGCCTATGGGAGGAGAGACGAAGATTATCAGAAGGCGATCGCACTCAGGCCGAACCTTGCGTGCGGCCAGCACCTCCGGGATCCCTGGGCGGTGCTCACGGCGCCCCACCACATCCTGGACAAAAAACACTGGTTCCAGAAGCTCAGGTTTCTCTCACCCACCTTCATCAATATATTCGCCGACCTGCAGGAGCAGATCAGGCTTCTCGAAGAGATGCAGCCGCGGGTCATCGACGGATATCCCTCGGCGCTCTACCTGCTGGCACGGGAGATGAAGCGGACCGGCAGAAAGACGATCAACCCGGAGATCATCTTCAGCACGGCCGAACACCTCTCGCCCGAGATGCGGGAGGGCATCGAATCCACATTCGGGATCAGGATGTACGACCAGTTCGGGTGCGTCGAGATGGGGCGGACGGCCTGGGAATGTCCCGAACATGCGGGCTACCATATGGACATCGATGCGGTGGTGATGGAGTTTCTCCGGGACGGCGAGCCGGTCGCTTCGGGCGAGCGCGGGGAGATCGTGTACACCGGGCTCTACCATTATGCGATGCCGCGTATCAGGTACGCCGTCGGCGATGTCGGGGTCCCGACCGACGAGGAGTGCCCCTGCGGGCGGGGGCTGCCCCTGATGAAAGAGGTCGAGGGGCGATCTGACTCGTTCATCCAGACCCCGGACGGGAGGATCTATCCCCAGATGACCTTCTGGGCGATCATGAGGACGTTTGCGCACGCCGAAGAGATCGCACAGTTCAGGGTGATACAGGAGAGAACGGACGCCATCACCGTCCCGGTCGTCAGGGGCAAAAATTACCGGGAGGGGATCGACGAGGAGATCAGGAGGCACATCATCGGCGTGCTGGGCGAAGACGTGAAGATCACGGTCAGCCCGGTCGACGAACTCCCGCGCGATCCCACCGGCAAGGTGAGAACGGTGATCTCCAATGCGCAGATCCAGTGGTGA